Proteins co-encoded in one Jeotgalibacillus malaysiensis genomic window:
- a CDS encoding UBA/THIF-type NAD/FAD binding protein, protein MKEMIFPLPDGRKLLIRPEALEKMRKYRQLQKKDTEAGGILIGRILFESNDFIIDNVSEPMFSDIRKRAYFKRKPAAHQAYFDTEWAASDGRCFYLGEWHTHPETIPHPSIVDMTDWNRIMNLSFESDYLFFVIVGTQGTKVWGADRDNERIIELRGEKNYE, encoded by the coding sequence ATGAAAGAAATGATTTTTCCACTCCCCGATGGTCGAAAACTGTTAATTCGGCCAGAAGCTCTGGAAAAGATGAGAAAGTATAGGCAACTCCAGAAAAAAGATACAGAAGCAGGCGGCATTTTAATTGGAAGGATTCTGTTTGAGAGTAATGATTTTATAATAGATAATGTTTCTGAACCTATGTTTTCCGATATCAGAAAGAGAGCTTATTTTAAACGAAAACCTGCAGCACATCAAGCGTATTTTGATACTGAATGGGCTGCTTCAGATGGTCGATGTTTTTATTTGGGCGAATGGCATACGCATCCTGAAACAATCCCCCATCCTTCGATAGTAGATATGACGGACTGGAACAGGATTATGAATTTGAGCTTTGAATCCGACTACTTATTCTTTGTGATAGTCGGCACTCAGGGCACAAAAGTTTGGGGTGCTGACCGTGACAACGAAAGAATTATTGAGTTGAGGGGAGAAAAAAATTATGAGTGA
- a CDS encoding transposase: MPFQVKETTGLVHDGPAGISLADSDFILVQDRAYGKHKQLDVHEANGQRFVIRLKDNIEFHRPYSLQRFSPAASNVTGDITCRLGTKQSRTENRFRVVSFTDREGHLMHIATNVTELSAEEIAGMYQTRWKIESFFQWIKGQLNVPTLFGKSQNAVFSQLFVALITYILIKWTFEEIKVKATKSLSQKGFKRLFLCDDLPIDWQNALAEWLYRLKDEVYLGNLNFG, from the coding sequence ATGCCTTTTCAAGTAAAGGAAACAACAGGGTTGGTCCATGATGGACCTGCCGGTATTTCACTGGCGGATTCAGACTTTATTCTTGTGCAGGACCGAGCGTATGGCAAGCACAAACAACTCGATGTGCACGAAGCAAATGGACAGCGCTTTGTGATTCGCTTAAAAGACAATATTGAGTTTCACAGACCTTATTCTCTTCAGCGTTTTTCACCGGCGGCATCTAATGTAACAGGTGATATTACCTGTCGTCTTGGAACTAAGCAATCCCGGACAGAGAACCGGTTCAGAGTCGTTTCATTTACTGACCGTGAAGGTCATCTGATGCATATTGCGACCAACGTAACGGAACTTTCCGCTGAAGAAATTGCAGGGATGTATCAGACTCGATGGAAGATTGAATCTTTCTTTCAATGGATCAAAGGACAACTGAATGTCCCGACTTTATTTGGAAAATCACAAAACGCAGTCTTTTCTCAGCTGTTTGTCGCTCTGATCACTTATATTCTGATCAAATGGACCTTTGAAGAGATTAAAGTGAAAGCAACTAAAAGCTTGTCACAAAAGGGATTTAAGCGTTTATTTCTATGTGATGATTTACCGATTGACTGGCAGAACGCATTAGCTGAATGGCTTTATCGACTGAAAGATGAGGTCTATTTGGGAAACCTAAATTTTGGCTAA